One Brassica napus cultivar Da-Ae chromosome C2, Da-Ae, whole genome shotgun sequence DNA window includes the following coding sequences:
- the LOC125582127 gene encoding uncharacterized protein LOC125582127 — MENVLLVSELVKSYHKPNIAPRCAVKIDISKAFDSVQWSFLRGILTAIKIPEKFVEWIMKCVELASFSVQVNGELAGYFNSTVICMQALSKLLDKAAEDRMIGYHPYCQDLKLTHLCFADDLLIFADGTQQSLEGIMQVFKRFAEISGLSISLEKSTLYIAGVTDVDQAAILNHIPLAFGLLPVRYLGLPLMTKRMSSTDNSPLVERIHKRITSWTARQLSFADGLNGI; from the exons ATGGAAAATGTGCTCTTAGTGTCTGAGTTGGTGAAGAGCTATCATAAACCCAACATTGCTCCTAGATGTGCAGTTAAGATTGACATCTCAAAAGCCTTTGACTCAGTTCAATGGTCTTTTCTCCGAGGGATTCTCACGGCTATAAAGATTCCAGAAAAGTTTGTTGAATGGATAATGAAGTGTGTTGAATTAGCCTCTTTCTCGGTTCAAGTTAATGGGGAATTGGCGGGTTATTTTAACAGTACTGTAATCTGTATGCAAGCTCTATCTAAACTCCTGGATAAGGCAGCTGAAGATAGGATGATTGGCTACCACCCTTACTGCCAAGATCTGAAGCTCACGCATTTGTGTTTCGCTGATGATCTACTGATATTTGCAGACGGAACTCAGCAATCTCTTGAAGGTATTATGCAGGTTTTTAAACGCTTTGCAGAGATCTCTGGTTTGTCTATAAGTTTGGAGAAATCTACTTTATATATTGCGGGAGTCACTGATGTCGATCAAGCAGCGATTCTGAATCACATTCCCCTTGCATTTGGATTATTACCGGTACGCTACTTAGGCTTGCCTCTCATGACCAAACGCATGTCGTCTACTGATAACTCTCCTCTGGTCGAGAGAATTCATAAAAGGATCACCTCTTGGACAGCTAGACAACTATCTTTTGCAG ATGGGTTGAACGGTATCTGA
- the LOC106385083 gene encoding uncharacterized protein LOC106385083 produces MATGKSYYARPSYRFLGADQSYYASTDSGLEFDESDLYSSAGSVHSPSPRKKIYASGRSGKKPSNRPSSCAGAAAKSLPINVPDWSKILREEHRDNRRRRIEDDDGDSEDGEEWLDASGGRLPPHEFLARTRMASFSVHEGVGRTLKGRDLSRVRNAIFEKIGFQD; encoded by the coding sequence atggcCACCGGAAAAAGCTACTACGCTCGGCCAAGCTATCGCTTCCTCGGCGCCGATCAGTCCTACTACGCCTCCACCGACTCAGGTCTCGAGTTCGACGAATCCGATCTCTACTCATCCGCCGGTTCCGTCCACTCCCCTTCGCCTCGGAAAAAAATCTATGCATCCGGCAGATCCGGTAAAAAACCGTCGAATCGGCCTTCCTCGTGCGCCGGCGCCGCCGCGAAGTCGCTCCCGATAAACGTCCCGGACTGGTCGAAGATTCTGCGCGAGGAGCACCGCGATAACCGTCGGAGGAGGATCGAGGACGACGACGGAGATTCGGAAGACGGAGAGGAGTGGTTGGACGCTAGCGGCGGGAGATTGCCGCCGCACGAGTTTCTGGCGAGGACGAGGATGGCGTCGTTCTCGGTGCACGAAGGAGTTGGGAGGACATTGAAGGGGAGAGATCTGAGTAGGGTCAGAAATGCAATTTTTGAGAAGATTGGGTTCCAGGATTAA